The genomic interval attggAAAGGAGACAAGAAAGGGAAGCCTAAATCTAGGATTATGGTTCTTCATAAGAAAAGTTGTTATATCAGTTTTCCTCTCTCTTACTTTaaaaatgcaacaacaaaaacaccttgAATAACGGTTATGAAATGTGATTATACAAAAGTAATATGAAACCACTTGCTGTGATAGTTTTTTTACTGGTTGTACTTATTCATtcacctcattcattcattcatttgagagAACAAAGAACACTAGATAGGATTACTCTAAGAAGGCCCCCCTTGAGCAtgcatttttaaatcaaaacttAACTTTTTAAGTCTTAAAAAGTAAATGTACATTTTTGTTTCCTTACTTAAATTTATGAATACATACTATTTCtcccacaaaaaaattttttttctttgctattacGTGGAATATGTGttattttatgaattataaaatGTATGCACATTATTACTGATTAGGTGTAATGAATCATTGCCTACTTTTCtccaaaattatagaaaaatatgtcGTAACTGCAAATGCGGCCAAGAAGAACATGATGTCCTATTGAGCAATGAAGAGGATCGAAAAGTGGGGAAACTTTTTGAAGACACCAAGTACACCACCTTGATCGCAAAGCTAAAATCAGATGGAATTCCCATGTATAAACGCAATGTTATGATACTGACCAATCCAGTTGCTGCCAAGAAGGATGTCTCCATCAATACGGTTACCTACGAATGGGCCCCTCCTGTGCAGAACCAGGCATTGGTAAATGGGAGTCCCTTTGTTAAAACTCCAGAGCTCCTTAGGGCAGTTCCTTTAGTTTCCTGATCAACCTCAGGTCTGTTATTTTTCTGGGGTTCCCATGACTACTTTGACTTTCAATTCCTATCCAGTCTTTTGAAAGTAAGATTAGATATCTCATAGAATTTTCCTGACTATaaaatatgtttactttttttttttttttttttttgtatttttctgaagttggaaatggggaggcagtcagacagactcctgcatgcgcctgacccggatccacctggcatgcccaccagggggcgatgctctgcccatttggggcgttgctctgttgcaaccagagccattctagcgcctgaggctgaggccacagagccatcctcagcacccgggccaactttgctccaatggagccttggctgcgggaggggaagagagagacaggaaggagaggggcaggggtggagaagcagatggtgcttctcctgtgttccctggccgggaatcgaacccaggacttctgcacaccaggccgacgctctaccactgagccaactggccagggctgtttactTTTTTTGAAGGAATGGTCTGAAATTCTTAATAACTAGATGGAAAATAGATATTTTGTACAAATCTagtgactttttgttttgttttgttttttgtatttttctgaattgaaaagcggggaggcagagactcttacatgtgcctgaccaggatccacttggcacgcccactagggagcaatgctctgcccatctggggcgttcctccattgcaactggagtcattctagtgcctgaggctgaggccatggagccatcctcagtgcctgggccaacattgctccagtggagccttgtctgtgggaggggaagagagagagagagagaaaggagaggagaaagggtagagatacagatgggcacttctcctgtgtgccctggccaggaattgaacctgggacttccacacaccgggctgatgctctaccactgagctaaccagccagggctctctagTGACTCTTTTACCTTTTAAGAATATTTCTTTTAAGatagtaaataatatataaagaataaattttctgtcgttatttattttactatgtaAGGCAAAAGTTATTTTGTGTGACATTCCTATTATAACTAGATGAGCCATGTGGGAATCTTTTAAGGTTAGTTAAATCATTAGAGTCAGTCTTGTGATGACATTCTTTACAGTGAAAATGCTGCTGATCTAGAGGCCATTCTTAAACATGCTGCCTAAATTTTGTGTTCTCTAACAATTTCAACTTTGTCTGTTTAGCATAAAAACCTAAATCTtgataaattgaagaaaaaaagctttaaatttcataaagtgtatttatttttactgatctAAATCTATTTGGTGTACCGTTTTTAATATGTCACTATCTCAAGATAGCTAGGTGATGAAGATAATTTGTCGGTAATAGATAAAACCAGCTCCTTTGCTGAGTGGGTTGCTCCTGACGCATGCTATACAGTGGTTGGCCTGCAGGGGGCGCGCACGGTGACCGCTCCTGTCCAACCTGCAGGCCCGCCAGTACATGCAGCTGTTGCCCAAGGCCAAACAGCCTGTTGCGGGCTCCGAGGGCGCCCAGTACCGAAAGAAGCAGCTGGCAAAGCAGCTCCCCGCGCACGACCAAGACCCATCCAAGTGCCACGAGTTGTCTCCCAAAGAGGTGAAGGAGATGGAGCAGTTTGTGAAGAAATACAAGAGCGAGGCTCTGGGAGTGGGCGATGTCAAACTTCCCCGGGAGATGGTCACGCAAGGCCCCAACAGAATGCACGCCCCCGGCGGAGACCAAGGCACCGCGGCCGCTGTGGGGACCTTGGAGGATAGGGCAGCCGAACTCGGAAGGACGCAGTATGTGAGTAGAGGGGTCACACCGCTGGCCCCAGATGTGTGGTTTAcaacttctttccctttctttaaaCCTTTTTGGAGGCTATTCTGTTTCCAGAAAGGCGTAGGTGaggaaaataaattgaattaaaattcaGTTTATGCTGATTTTGGACAATCATCATGTTTGACACCTCTGCTTAAAGCCAGGTTTTCTGATCACTTGTTGCCAAGGATAATTGTGAGTGTTAGGTAATCATAGTTAGCACTGGTGTCATGCTGGCATACAGCACATTAATCTAGGCACTGTTTCTAAACATAATTTTCGTGTTGTTTAGCTCTcccttaaataaaaattatacacgGTTAGCTTAATTCCGTTTTCCTTGTGCCATTGTAGCTAAAATTCATACCTAAATTTATGCAGATACATGTTcaatcatgttttttaaaatctctcctgGAGAGGAAAATTGAAGTCATATttcatggcttgaaaaaaaagtGACACAGGTGAACAAAAAATGAGACCTAACTTAATGTAACATATTTCTCCTAGATTCTATCAACACGCCAACCAATAAGGCTTATTAGtcctttttaaaatcttctttttaaagggactAATAAGCTCTAAGGTAATCATTTTTAGAGACCCACTTAAAGTGTTGGTGAAAATTACTGTACACCTTTTCTATAGTGACTTGAACGCAGGAAGCAGTGCTCGGTTGTACACTGTGCAGGGATGGGTCTCAGCAGCTGGAGAGCCGAGAGACTGCTCCCCAGAAGCCCTGACCACTTAACTCCTCACAGACATGCTACTCATTTCAGGAGAAACAAGTTCTCTTGAAAGTTGTTTCCCTGCATTTCTACTAAAGCTGATGATGAGAGATGCCGGCCTGCTGGTGACGAGGTTGTTTGGGGTGGATTCCCTTTCAGTCCTGCTACTGCTGCAAACAGAGTATGAAGGAAGGAGACCCCGCCGTCTATGCGGAAAGGGCTGGCTACGACAAGCTGTGGCACCCCGCTTGCTTCATGTGCAGCACCTGCCGCGAACTCCTTGTTGACATGATTTATTTCTGGAAGAGCGGAAAGCTGTACTGCGGCAGACATTAC from Saccopteryx leptura isolate mSacLep1 chromosome 2, mSacLep1_pri_phased_curated, whole genome shotgun sequence carries:
- the TES gene encoding testin, translating into MELEPKVKKMGLGHEQGFGAPCLKCKEKCEGFELHFWRKICRNCKCGQEEHDVLLSNEEDRKVGKLFEDTKYTTLIAKLKSDGIPMYKRNVMILTNPVAAKKDVSINTVTYEWAPPVQNQALARQYMQLLPKAKQPVAGSEGAQYRKKQLAKQLPAHDQDPSKCHELSPKEVKEMEQFVKKYKSEALGVGDVKLPREMVTQGPNRMHAPGGDQGTAAAVGTLEDRAAELGRTQYSCYCCKQSMKEGDPAVYAERAGYDKLWHPACFMCSTCRELLVDMIYFWKSGKLYCGRHYCDSEKPRCAGCDELIFSNEYTQAENQNWHLKHFCCFDCDNILAGEIYVMVSDKPVCKPCYVKNHAVVCQGCHNAIDPEVQRVTYNSFSWHASTECFLCSCCSKCLIGQKFMPVEGMVFCSVECKKRMS